From one Actinomyces sp. Marseille-P3109 genomic stretch:
- a CDS encoding molybdopterin-dependent oxidoreductase, which yields MSFLPLAAQTANDVAQQCVDTETFPLWLRVTHFINFLLMGVLIRSGIEIIASHPRFYFKDQCEPGSEWIRFTKDKVPLEEGAFTARDDQRDLSPLVSLPGRAKIGLGRAWHGVATSFWLLNGVIYVAFLVGTGAWQRLVPTTWKILPDAWDSLLTYAHLRTPSLCDFTPYDSLQQLGYFFIVFIAAPLMIVTGPVMSPAVVGRFPWYAKMFGGRQAARSLHLIGMFTYLGFAIVHVGLVFIVHAPHNLTHLVFGYYDPNRVGQAYVTVLATIVVVVALWIALSYWTLADTRRSQKILWDATRGIRRVTVDRCSSQQAAKKPWTEKDISKFHWINTRTPSREESPEYQDLAANDFADFRLEVGGLVSEPASFSLDELKEIAIQSQITMHTCMQGWTGIAKWTGIRVRDLLTQVGQIDPEAGWVMFESFGMAQHMHDGRPVEPYYTCLSLDMALEDDTILAWARNDEPLSGMFGAPLRLRCESSHGYKMIKWVRSVTLIRHYSEVGDGMGGTREDSGYQEVSARI from the coding sequence ATGTCCTTTCTGCCCCTAGCTGCACAGACCGCCAACGACGTCGCCCAGCAGTGCGTCGACACCGAGACCTTTCCGCTGTGGCTGCGCGTCACCCACTTCATCAACTTCCTCCTCATGGGCGTCCTCATCCGCTCCGGCATCGAGATCATCGCCTCGCACCCGCGCTTCTACTTCAAGGACCAGTGCGAGCCCGGCTCCGAGTGGATCCGGTTCACCAAGGACAAGGTGCCCCTTGAGGAGGGCGCCTTCACCGCTCGGGACGACCAGCGCGACCTCTCCCCGCTCGTCTCGCTGCCCGGCCGGGCCAAGATCGGGCTAGGGCGTGCATGGCACGGAGTGGCCACGAGCTTCTGGCTGCTCAACGGTGTCATCTACGTCGCCTTCCTCGTGGGCACCGGGGCCTGGCAGCGCCTGGTTCCGACGACGTGGAAGATCCTCCCCGACGCCTGGGACTCCCTGCTGACCTATGCGCATCTGCGCACCCCGTCCCTGTGCGACTTCACCCCCTATGACAGCCTTCAGCAGCTGGGGTACTTCTTCATCGTCTTCATCGCCGCCCCGCTGATGATCGTGACGGGCCCGGTCATGTCTCCCGCTGTCGTCGGGCGCTTCCCCTGGTACGCCAAGATGTTCGGCGGTCGCCAGGCCGCTCGCTCCCTGCACCTGATTGGCATGTTCACCTACCTGGGCTTCGCCATCGTCCACGTGGGTCTGGTGTTCATCGTGCACGCGCCCCACAACCTCACCCACCTCGTCTTCGGCTACTACGACCCCAACCGCGTGGGCCAGGCCTATGTCACCGTCCTGGCAACGATCGTCGTCGTCGTGGCCCTCTGGATCGCCCTGTCCTACTGGACACTGGCGGACACGCGCCGCAGCCAGAAGATCCTGTGGGACGCCACGCGGGGGATCCGGCGGGTCACGGTTGACCGTTGCAGTTCGCAGCAGGCGGCTAAGAAGCCGTGGACGGAGAAGGACATCTCCAAGTTCCACTGGATCAACACCCGCACCCCCTCGCGCGAGGAGTCCCCGGAGTACCAGGACCTGGCTGCGAACGACTTCGCCGACTTCCGCCTCGAGGTGGGCGGCCTGGTCTCGGAACCGGCATCCTTCTCCCTTGACGAGCTCAAGGAGATCGCCATCCAGTCCCAGATCACTATGCACACCTGTATGCAGGGGTGGACCGGTATCGCCAAGTGGACGGGAATCCGTGTCCGGGACCTGCTCACACAGGTCGGCCAGATCGATCCCGAGGCCGGGTGGGTAATGTTCGAGTCCTTCGGCATGGCCCAGCACATGCACGACGGACGCCCGGTTGAGCCCTACTACACGTGCCTCTCGCTGGACATGGCTCTCGAGGATGACACGATCCTGGCCTGGGCCCGCAATGACGAGCCGCTCTCAGGCATGTTCGGCGCCCCGCTGCGTCTGCGCTGCGAGTCGAGCCACGGATACAAGATGATCAAGTGGGTCCGGTCGGTGACATTGATCCGCCACTACAGCGAAGTCGGAGACGGCATGGGCGGGACCCGCGAGGACTCCGGCTACCAGGAGGTCAGCGCGCGCATCTGA
- the infB gene encoding translation initiation factor IF-2, whose protein sequence is MAKPRVHELAKELDPTGKKVTSKVILAWLKDQGEFVKAASSAVEPPVARRVREHFAAQVQEAPADTKTDSKAAKPTKTAPEAPKPSKAAPKPGASTAQAGRPGTAQAGRPGPAGAGAQDSTPSPATKPAAPKPGAGAPKPGMPASRHGASAPKPGGGAQPAAGAARPAPQESAPASGDASKAPKPGGGAPKSAAAPTPGPRRNAPTPGPRPGAPRPGNNPFATSQGMPRQGGQGGRGQRSGQSRSGAPRPGNNPFATSQGMPRPGGSGGPRPQGGPRPGGPRPQGGARPQGAGRSGGAPRPGGPRPNPGMMPGQSSIGRPGAPARGGAGGGGGRGSRPGGGGRPGGGGGGRPGGGFGGPRGGRGGRGSTQGAFGRGGGAPRGRKSKRAKRQEFEQQSAPSIGGVIVPRGDGSTPVRVRQGATLTDLAEKINANPAALVTVLFHLGEMATATQSLDEDTFALLGAELGYNVQIVSPEDEDRELLESFDIDLEPDEDDATLVPRPPVVTVMGHVDHGKTKLLDAIRSTDVVAGEAGGITQSIGAYQVRVNLNDEERPITFIDTPGHEAFTAMRARGAEVTDIAILVVAADDGVMPQTVEALNHAQAANVPIVVAVNKIDKEGANTDKIRGQLTEYGLVPEEYGGETMFVDISAKQRLHIDELLEAVLLTADAALDLRANPETEARGVTIEAKLDKGRGAVSTILVERGTLRVGDPIVAGSAYGRVRAMFNEHGENLTEAGPARPALVLGLTNVPSAGDSFIVAPDDRTARQIADKREAAERAALLAKRRKRVSLENLTDVLKEGKVDTLNLILKGDSSGAVEALEDSLLKIDVGEEVALRVIHRGVGAITQNDVNLATVDSAVIIGFNVRPAERVSEIADREGVDMKFYSVIYNAIEDVEAAMKGMLKPIYEEVELGTAEIRQIFRSSKFGSIAGSIVRSGIIKRGAKARLVRDGVVVDGDLSIETLRREKDDVTEVREGYECGINLGSKDIAEGDVIETWEMREKPRD, encoded by the coding sequence GTGGCTAAACCACGCGTTCATGAGCTCGCCAAGGAGCTCGACCCCACTGGCAAGAAGGTCACCTCGAAGGTGATCCTGGCCTGGCTCAAGGACCAGGGAGAGTTCGTCAAGGCGGCCTCCTCCGCGGTCGAGCCCCCCGTCGCCCGCCGGGTTCGCGAGCACTTCGCCGCCCAGGTGCAGGAGGCGCCGGCGGACACCAAGACTGACAGCAAGGCCGCCAAGCCGACCAAGACCGCCCCCGAGGCTCCCAAGCCCTCCAAGGCCGCTCCCAAGCCCGGCGCCAGCACGGCCCAGGCCGGAAGGCCGGGAACGGCCCAGGCCGGAAGGCCGGGACCTGCTGGAGCCGGTGCTCAGGACTCGACGCCGAGCCCGGCCACCAAGCCGGCCGCCCCCAAGCCCGGCGCCGGTGCTCCCAAGCCGGGCATGCCCGCTTCCAGGCACGGTGCATCAGCACCGAAGCCGGGCGGCGGTGCCCAGCCCGCAGCCGGCGCTGCCAGACCCGCACCCCAGGAGAGCGCCCCCGCCTCGGGTGACGCCTCCAAGGCGCCCAAGCCCGGCGGTGGTGCTCCCAAGTCGGCGGCTGCCCCCACGCCCGGCCCTCGTCGTAACGCTCCGACGCCGGGACCGCGTCCCGGTGCACCGCGTCCGGGGAACAACCCCTTCGCCACCTCCCAGGGCATGCCCCGCCAGGGCGGCCAGGGTGGTCGCGGCCAGCGCTCGGGCCAGTCGCGCTCGGGTGCACCGCGTCCGGGGAACAACCCCTTCGCCACCTCCCAGGGCATGCCCCGTCCGGGTGGCTCCGGCGGTCCTCGCCCCCAGGGCGGGCCGCGTCCCGGGGGTCCCCGTCCCCAGGGCGGCGCGCGCCCTCAGGGGGCCGGTCGCTCCGGTGGCGCCCCGCGTCCGGGCGGTCCCCGTCCCAACCCGGGCATGATGCCCGGCCAGTCCTCCATCGGCCGGCCCGGCGCCCCCGCGCGCGGCGGTGCCGGTGGTGGCGGAGGCCGCGGCTCGCGCCCCGGTGGCGGAGGCAGGCCCGGCGGTGGTGGCGGCGGCCGTCCCGGCGGCGGCTTCGGCGGGCCCCGCGGCGGTCGTGGCGGCCGCGGCTCCACCCAGGGGGCCTTCGGCCGCGGCGGCGGCGCTCCGCGGGGACGCAAGTCGAAGCGGGCCAAGCGCCAGGAGTTCGAGCAGCAGAGCGCGCCGTCGATCGGCGGTGTCATCGTCCCGCGCGGTGACGGCTCCACCCCGGTGCGCGTGCGCCAGGGGGCGACGCTCACGGACCTGGCCGAGAAGATCAACGCCAACCCCGCTGCCCTGGTGACCGTGCTGTTCCACCTCGGTGAGATGGCCACGGCCACCCAGTCCCTCGACGAGGACACCTTCGCCCTCCTGGGCGCCGAGCTGGGCTACAACGTTCAGATCGTCTCTCCCGAGGACGAGGACCGCGAGCTGCTGGAGTCTTTCGACATCGACCTCGAGCCCGACGAGGACGACGCCACCCTCGTGCCGCGGCCCCCGGTGGTCACGGTCATGGGGCACGTCGACCACGGTAAGACCAAGCTGCTGGACGCGATCCGCTCCACTGACGTCGTCGCCGGCGAGGCCGGAGGCATCACCCAGTCCATTGGTGCCTACCAGGTGCGCGTCAACCTGAACGATGAGGAGCGTCCGATCACCTTCATCGACACCCCTGGTCACGAGGCCTTCACGGCCATGCGTGCCCGCGGTGCCGAGGTGACCGACATTGCCATTCTCGTCGTGGCCGCCGACGACGGCGTCATGCCCCAGACCGTTGAGGCCCTCAACCACGCCCAGGCGGCCAACGTGCCGATCGTGGTGGCGGTCAACAAGATCGACAAGGAGGGCGCCAACACGGACAAGATCCGTGGCCAGCTCACCGAGTACGGTCTGGTTCCCGAGGAGTACGGCGGCGAGACGATGTTCGTGGACATCTCCGCCAAGCAGCGCCTCCACATCGACGAGCTCCTCGAGGCGGTCCTGCTCACCGCGGACGCCGCCCTGGACCTGCGCGCCAACCCGGAGACCGAGGCTCGCGGCGTCACCATCGAGGCCAAGCTCGACAAGGGCCGCGGCGCCGTGAGCACCATCCTGGTCGAGCGCGGCACGCTGCGGGTCGGCGACCCGATCGTGGCCGGAAGCGCCTACGGGCGCGTACGTGCCATGTTCAACGAGCACGGGGAGAACCTCACCGAGGCCGGGCCCGCCCGTCCTGCCCTGGTCCTGGGGCTCACGAACGTGCCCAGCGCCGGCGACTCCTTCATCGTCGCCCCCGACGACCGCACGGCCCGCCAGATCGCCGACAAGCGTGAGGCCGCCGAGCGCGCCGCTCTGCTGGCCAAGCGCCGCAAGCGCGTGTCCCTGGAGAACCTCACCGACGTCCTCAAGGAGGGCAAGGTCGACACCCTCAACCTCATCCTCAAGGGCGACAGCTCGGGTGCGGTCGAGGCCCTGGAGGACTCCCTGCTCAAGATCGACGTCGGCGAGGAGGTCGCCCTGCGCGTCATCCACCGCGGCGTGGGCGCCATCACGCAGAACGACGTCAACCTGGCCACGGTGGACTCCGCCGTCATCATCGGCTTCAACGTCCGGCCCGCCGAGCGCGTCTCGGAGATCGCCGACCGCGAGGGCGTCGACATGAAGTTCTACTCGGTCATCTACAACGCGATCGAGGACGTCGAGGCCGCTATGAAGGGCATGCTCAAGCCCATCTACGAGGAGGTCGAGCTCGGCACCGCCGAGATCCGGCAGATCTTCCGCTCCTCGAAGTTCGGCTCCATCGCCGGCTCCATCGTCCGCTCGGGCATCATCAAGCGGGGCGCTAAGGCCCGCCTGGTGCGCGACGGCGTGGTCGTCGACGGCGACCTGTCCATTGAGACGCTGCGCCGTGAGAAGGATGACGTCACCGAGGTCCGCGAGGGCTACGAGTGCGGTATCAACCTGGGCTCCAAGGACATCGCCGAGGGCGACGTCATCGAGACCTGGGAGATGCGCGAGAAGCCGCGCGACTGA
- a CDS encoding YlxR family protein, with amino-acid sequence MATTPHVPERTCIGCRQRAPRAQLLRLVLTPSGELDVDARAVRPGRGAWIHPDPECLTLAERRRAVPRALRTGGPLDVGRVRGFLERDLVNDGEGPAARPGERTTDSEGG; translated from the coding sequence GTGGCGACCACCCCTCACGTGCCCGAGCGCACCTGCATCGGCTGTCGGCAAAGAGCCCCGCGGGCGCAGCTGCTGCGTCTCGTGCTGACGCCGAGTGGTGAGCTCGACGTCGATGCCCGGGCCGTCAGACCCGGGCGCGGCGCCTGGATCCACCCGGATCCGGAGTGCCTGACCCTCGCTGAGCGACGACGTGCCGTTCCACGCGCCCTGCGCACCGGCGGACCACTGGACGTGGGCCGCGTGCGCGGGTTCCTGGAGCGGGACCTGGTCAACGACGGCGAGGGCCCCGCTGCCCGACCGGGTGAGCGGACCACCGATAGCGAAGGCGGGTAG
- the nusA gene encoding transcription termination factor NusA, producing MDINMPELRGAADELGIDLDNLLPAIEDAILGAYSKVPGAIRGAHVEIDRRTGHMSVLAPEVDEDDQPTGEYFDDTPDDFGRIAQATARSVIVQRIQDRRDFEVLGAFKDKTGELISGTVEQGRDPRIVYVRLDEEHEGIMPPHEQVPGERYRHGDRVRAYVTDVSRGTRGAQIILSRTHPGLVRKLFEREVPEISSGDVEIVSVAREAGHRTKMAVRSKVRGVNAKGACIGPMGQRVRAVMTELGGEKIDIVDYSEDPARFIANALSPARVAAVGVIDAEERTARAIVPDFQLSLAIGKEGQNARLAARLTGWKIDIHADAESGEITPGQGSQSDDVTGPSGLGD from the coding sequence ATGGACATCAATATGCCGGAGCTGCGAGGCGCCGCCGACGAGCTGGGCATTGACCTGGACAACCTGCTGCCCGCTATCGAGGACGCCATCCTGGGTGCCTACTCCAAGGTCCCCGGAGCCATCCGGGGCGCCCACGTCGAGATCGACCGCCGCACCGGGCACATGAGCGTGCTGGCCCCCGAGGTCGACGAGGACGACCAGCCCACGGGGGAGTACTTCGACGACACCCCCGACGACTTCGGCCGCATCGCCCAGGCGACCGCCCGCAGCGTCATCGTCCAGCGCATTCAGGACCGCCGCGACTTCGAGGTCCTGGGCGCCTTCAAGGACAAGACCGGTGAGCTGATCTCCGGCACCGTGGAGCAGGGCCGCGACCCCCGCATCGTCTACGTGCGCCTGGACGAGGAGCATGAGGGCATCATGCCTCCCCACGAGCAGGTCCCCGGTGAGCGCTACCGCCACGGCGACCGCGTGCGCGCCTACGTCACCGACGTCTCCCGCGGCACCCGCGGGGCCCAGATCATCCTCTCGCGCACCCACCCCGGTCTGGTGCGCAAGCTCTTCGAGCGCGAGGTCCCCGAGATCTCCTCCGGTGACGTCGAGATCGTCTCGGTGGCCCGGGAAGCCGGTCACCGCACCAAGATGGCCGTGCGCTCCAAGGTCCGCGGCGTCAACGCCAAGGGCGCCTGCATCGGACCCATGGGCCAGCGGGTGCGAGCGGTCATGACCGAGCTCGGTGGTGAGAAGATCGACATCGTGGATTACTCGGAGGATCCGGCGCGTTTCATCGCCAACGCCCTGTCGCCGGCCCGTGTGGCCGCGGTAGGCGTCATTGATGCCGAGGAGCGCACCGCCCGTGCCATCGTCCCTGACTTCCAGCTCTCCCTGGCCATCGGCAAGGAGGGGCAGAACGCCCGCCTGGCCGCCCGCCTGACCGGCTGGAAGATCGACATCCACGCTGACGCCGAGTCCGGCGAGATCACCCCGGGCCAGGGCTCCCAGTCCGACGACGTGACAGGTCCCTCAGGGCTGGGCGACTGA